A single genomic interval of Bacteroidota bacterium harbors:
- a CDS encoding IS5/IS1182 family transposase: IIAEKYRNRRKKYNLRLNLIAGLYNFQL; the protein is encoded by the coding sequence GAATTATTGCTGAAAAATATAGGAACAGAAGAAAGAAATATAACCTGAGACTTAATCTGATTGCTGGACTTTACAATTTTCAATTATGA